The window GCCTAGCCGTGCCCGCGTGCTACCTCCATCAAGACGAGTGTTCCAGATCCCATCAACACCAGGCGGAATCGTGTAGATCTGATCTTGCCGAAGCCCACACTCAATAAGTCGTTGTCCAGTGGCCGCACTTTGTACAACCAGCTGGCGCAGGCTTCCTTTGCGCATTGCCCTTCGCAGGCGCAACTTCGGCAAAAAGGTGCCTATAACATGCACTGCGCTTAGTCGGTACCCTCTGGCTAATTTTGGTAGGCCCAAGCGGAGGAGTTCGGCCGGCGAATACATTGGGCTGGTGAATATTCCAACGCTTGGAATATCTTGCCATCGATCGAGTTGTTGGTATAGAAAACTGGTCAAGCCCACATGCAAAAGAATAATGTCGGGCTTAATTCGCCCAATCGTTTGTCGTAATGGCTTATTCTTGCCCCATGCTGGCTCGCTCACTACTGATAAGCGCTCAATATCTACGCCTTTCAATGTTGCCTGAATAGGTTTACGGGTTGCGCCATCACTAACTAAGGTGACCGAGTAACCCAATCGTGCGAGTTGATGTGCGGTTTCATGAAGGTAGCGCCAAGGTTGCAATCTAAGGTTTTTTTCGCTGAGACCATTGCTGATCAGGCAGATTGATTTGCTCTGGCTTGTCACTAGGTGGCTCCTTATACCAACTCTTTGTATCGAGCGGCATAATTATCGCCGACCGTATCCCAAGAGAAGAATGTCTCAACCATTTGTCGTGAACGCAGCCGCATAGCTGCTAAAAGCGCGGGTTGTTGTATCAGCTCCAAAAGGGTGTGCGCTAACTGTGTAGGCGCATGAGGCGGTACAAGCGCACCATTTTCACCATTCACGACGATGTTCGGCACTCCACCCACTTTGGTCGCCACGATTGGGCAACCACAAGCCATTGCTTCTAGTATCACCGTGGGCAGTCCCTCGTGATGGGACGGCATGACGAAAAGAGTTGCTTCCTGGTACAACCTGGCCAGCCGCGTGCGATCATTAATATGTCCAAGTAGAACAACTCGCTCGCTCAATTGGTTCGCATGAATAAATTGCTCGATGTATTGCCGTTGCGGCCCGTCGCCCACGATCGATAGCTGAATCGCTTCGGCTGGCGTTCCAAGGTGCTTCATCGTAAGAACTGCCTGTAGCAGATCTTCTATACCTTTCCCTGGGGCGAGCCTTCCAACACTCAAAATCAAACACTTATGGCTAGAAGTGGTGGAACCCGGCCTAAAGGTACTTGTGTCCACACCATTCCAGGTCACATCGATCTTGCTCGGACCAGATGGGTAGGTTGCCAAGGCCTGTGCCACCTGGGGTGAAACAGCATTGACACTTGTAGCGTGACGCAAGAGTGTTTGCTCAATCCAGTAGCTAAATGGCGCCTGTAATTTCATCTGGAGGGTATATACACTCGTTATTGGTGTTGCTTTTACATCTTCGCGAACTGCCGAGTGGACTGTAAGCATAATCGGGCGTTTCGTCGAGATCATTGGCGGTAGCGGTGTATGCATATGGAATAGATCAATCTCGGGTTCCAAGCGCATGATCAATTTTTCAACAAATAGACTATGTAAATGCACATGAAATGGGTATACAGGTACGAAAGTAGGGCGCCAGATAATGATATCATCGACAGTTTCATTGTTAGCTCGTCCGGCCTCACTACGTGTGACAATATGTACACGATGGCCTCGGCTAGTCAGGTACTTTGAGAGATTCCAGATATAGTAACCAATTCCTTCGCGTGGTGGGAATGGAGCAGATGTGATCATACAAACGCGCACGGCCTAACCTTTCCTGAATAGTGATGCAGGCTGTTCAGGTCGCAATTTCCAGATATTGAGTTGCTGATTTAGTGCCTGAACAAGTTGGGTGTTCTGGTAGCATTTTGTTTCTTGCCGCGCTGCACGCTCGATCGCCGCTCGTAGTGAGTCTTTTGATGGCTGAATAAGCGCCACTGCCCTGTTTTGTGTATCGAGAGCAGAGGCTAGTTGGTGCTGATGATCGTCAATACACTCATTAAATTGTGGTTGCCGCGGAACGACTACGATTGCCTTCCGCTCAAGTAAGGCCAGTAGGATCGATCCGGCAGCAGCATGCATTACTACAACCCTGGCTTCACGATTTAGCTCCTGCATCCGCTGCCCACTAGCCCACTGAAAATGTTCGGCATAGCGTGGTTCGTATGTCGAACTACCGCGCTGAATAATAACAATTTCATCTAGTTCGGCGGCTAACACATCCATTGGCTGAACCAACCGATTGAATCCATGATCATGTGTGCCAACGGTCACAAGAATCAAATCACCGCTCCCTTATATTGCGCTTTTGGGCCGCATCTATTGAGTAACTGCGGCCATTGTACATAAAATGCATCAGCTACCGGGTAAATTAGTTTGCCAGTTTTAGAAAGATTTTCGACTCGACACCAACTCTCGATGAAAATCGTCTTGATTCGCAGAAACTTACCAAGATAGAAGAAAGGTATCGCAATCTCGGCTCCTAAACTAACAATTGCATCGGGTTTTTCAAGTAGCAGAATATACAACGCCCAGAATAGTGTGTGCAGCATACGCCAGATATTGGTGCCAATATTGTCGGTGAAATATGCCCGAGCGATCGCGGTAACCTCTGTCTCTCGGGCACTATGGTACGTAGCGAAGAAAATATCGCAATCCTTAAAACTGCTGAGAATTTGCATTGTTTCGGTGAGATGCCCACCATGCGAGCAGACCAGGCAGACTTTCATGCGCTCCTACCTCTCATCAACACCCGCGCGGCCCAGAACGCGGGGTGGAACACCACGGCGGCGGCGCGCGCGAGCGCCCGGCTGGCCAGCTGGCCGAAGTCGAGCCGGTAGGTCAGCCTTCCGATCAGCGCCTGGTCGGGCCGGCCGCCCAGCGCCTGGCGCTGGTGCCGCGTGGCGCGGATATGCGCGCGCTCGGCCCAGATCGCGCGATAGACGCGTGGCTTGACGCCCCAGAAGCGCGGGCCGCGCAGCAGCAGAAAGCCCCAGGTCACCGCCTCGCCCAGCAGCAGCCCCGGCAGCATGCGCAGGTAGGTCGGCCGGCTCAGGTTCTTGAGCAGCATCAGGTGGCGGTTGCGGTCGAGATAGAACGCCTTGGTCGGCGAGTAGCTCGGCCGGTAGTCGTGCTCGACCAGCGCCTGCGGCACGTAGACGCAGCGGTAGCCAGCCAGGCGCGCCCGTAGCGAGAGGTCGGTGTCTTCAACATACATGAAGAAGCGCTCGTCGAAGCCGCCCAGCGCCTCGAATACCGCGCGGCGGATGGCGAACGCCGCGCCCGACACCGCGTCGACCTCGGCCGGGATGGCATACTCGCCGGCGGGCCGGTTCGCGCCACGGCAGTAGGTTAGCCCGGTGTAGTGCATGGTATTGCCGCAGGTGTTGATCAGCGCGGGCCGGCGCATGTGTACCACCCGCGCGGTACTCAGCGCCGTGTCGATCCGGTGGGCCAGCGGCGCGAGCAGCGCGACGAGTGTACCCGGCCGCACGACCGTGTCGGGGTTGAGCAACACCAGGTACTCGCCGCGCGCCAGCTGGGCACCCTGGTTGTTGCCGGCGGCATAACCGATGTTCGTGCCGGCCACCAGCCGCGCGCTTGGAAATTCGGCACGCACCAGCGCGGCGGTGCCGTCGGTGGAGCCGTTGTCGACCACGATCAGCTCGTCGTCGGCGCCAAGCTCGGCCTCGATCGAGCGCAGGCAGGCCGCGATATAGCTGCGGCTATTGTAGGTCACGACGATCACGCTAGCGCGCATGCGTCCGCCCCCTCACGCGCTCGTCGCTGGCTTGCTCGGCTAGGCGCTCGAATAGCACCACGTTGCGCTGCCGCGGCTCACTCAGCCGCTCGACCAGCCGCTGGCGCAGATCGACGATCATGCCGCGCATCGAGTGCAGCATGATCCCCGAGAAGCACAGCAGCAGCCCGATGATGCTGAGCATCACGGTGATCAGCGCGTAGCCGATCGCCAGCTGGCGCGATTGCACGAAGATGCCGACTACCTGCAGCCCGAGCAGCATCGCGAGCGTAAAGATCACCATGCCGCTGCCGCAAAAAAAGAGCAGTGGGCGCGTCTGCCCAACCAGCCGCAGCACGGCGTTGACCACCTGCATACCATGGCTGACCGGGTTGCGCTTGGCCGGCTCGGCATACACCACTTTGATTGGCACCTCGACCACACGCAGCTTGTGTTCGTTAGCCAGGAACTGCATCTCGGACTCGAGCGAGAACCCACCCTGGCCGAAGGTCAGCACCTCGAGCGCCTGGGCCGAGAAGGCCCGGTAGCCGCTCTGCGAGTCGCTGATCGGCACCCCCGAGGCCAGGTTGGTTAGCATGGTCAGGCTATGCTGGCCAACCTTGCGGTACGCGGGGATGTCGCTCTTGACCTCGAGGAAGCGCGATCCGACGACAATATCGGCGCTGCCGCCGAGCACCGGCGCCAGCACGGCCGGGATGTCTTCGGCGCAGTGCTGGCCGTCGCCATCCAGCATTACCACCGCGCCGGGCTGCAGCTGGCGCACATAGTTGAACCCAGTATTGGCTGCCGCAGCTTTACCCTGGTTTACCTGATGGCACAGCACCAGCGCACCTGCGTGCCGCGCGATCTCGGCAGTCTGATCGGCCGAGCCGTCGTCGATGACGATGACCTGATCGACAAACCGCATCACTGTCAGTACCAGGCTGCCAATGAAGCGCTCTTCGTTGTGGGCCGGAATGAGTGCTACCACCGGACGTGACCGGCTGCGGATGGACGGGTGGATGCGAGGCGAGGTGGAATCGGACACACCAAAACCAAGCGTGACGTGTTGCGACATGTACTTACCTCGACAGGAAGATTGATGCTTAGTCGTCTAAGGTAATTTGACAATGCAAAGAGTGCTACGCACAGCCTTCAATGCGCGTGCCAGCGCCATGCCCGGCGCTTCACGTGCTTCACAGCCTGGCTGTGCTGCGTGCTGCTATTAAGAGATCACAGCGCTGAAACATCTGCGTTGGCTGTGCGCGCGTGCGCCTGAACCGGCTGGCGCTCCAGTTGATCGTCGATCGGCGTGCCGGCCCAACGAGCCGGCTCCGCTCTAGATTCTGATCAAAGTCAGCTAACGATGTGAATTGGATGGTGCAAGGCGAACCAGCACTGATTCTGGGCAATCGCCTGTGTACCCTACTTTAGTACAACGTTGATTGTACAGCTAAAGGTGTAATTGCTAGATTACGGCACGATAACAGAGCTGGTTAGTATGTACCTGCGTGTTGTACCAGCCATCCGTAGCCAACGCCCGTCCGTAGCGTATAGTAGCACAGTCACCCCAGGCTTGGCACCACGCGAATCGAGCGGTCCGATCACAATGTCGTTTTCATTTTGAGATTGCGTATCGCCACAGGAACTCATAATGCATAAATCGATCGTTCTGTTGCTGCTGGCCACACTGCTGGCGGCGTGTGGCGGGGCCACAAGCACCACACCAATCGGCCAGATCTCGGCAATCGAGGCGCTTGGCAGCGCGAATACGGCCGGCTTCGCACGCGCCACCGCGCCGCGCCAGTTCGTGTTCCCGCAGGATCACGGGCCGCACCAGCAGTTTGCGGCCGAGTGGTGGTACTACACCGGCAACCTGGCCACTGCCGGCGGCCGGCACTTTGGCTTTCAGCTGACCTTCTTCCGTGTGGGGATGTCGCCACAGCCGCCCGCACGCGCCTCCGACTGGGCCGCGTCGAATATCTACATGGCCCATTTTGCACTCAGCGACGTGGCCGGCAAGCAGTTCTATGCCTTCGACCGCTTCAGCCGCGACGCGGCCGGGCTGGCCGGCGCCCAAGGCGATCCGTTCAGGGTCTGGCTTGAGGGTTGGAGCGCCGAAGGAGCCGAGCGTGCGCTGCCGATGCGCCTGCGCGCGGGGCAGGGCGACGCGGCGATCGATCTGACGCTGGGGGCCGGCAAGCCGCCGGTGCTACAAGGCGACCGCGGCCTGAGCCAGAAGAGCGCCGCGCCAGGCAGTGCCTCGTACTATTACTCGCTGACGCGCATGCCCACCCACGGTACCGTTCGTGTAGGCTCCGCCAGCTTCGAGGTGACCGGGCTGAGTTGGATGGATCGTGAGTGGAGCACCAACTCGCTCGGGCCGGACATAGCCGGCTGGGACTGGTTTGCGCTGCAGCTCGACGACGGGCGCGAGCTGATGTATTACCAGCTGCGCGATCAGAGCGGCGCGCCGACGCCCTTCAGCAGCGGCGCGCTGATCGCCGCCGACGGTAGCGTCAGCCCGATCGCGCGCGACGACATGACGCTGACGGTGCTGAATAGCTGGGCCAGCCCGCACAGCGGCGGCAGCTACCCTGCGGGCTGGCATGTGCAGATCCCGTCGCAGAGTGTCGACCTGACGGTGACGCCGTATCTGGCCGATCAAGAGCTACAGCTGGCAACTGTGTATTGGGAGGGGGCAGTACAGATCAGCGGCAGCAGCGCCGGGCGGCCCGCCAGCGGCAATGGCTATGTCGAGCTGACTGGCTACGCCGAACAGCAAGCACAGGACGCGATCCGCATGCGCTAAGCTCAGCCGAGCCGTGCGGCCAGCCAGCGCAGCAGCTTCGGCCCGAACGCCACCAGCGCCCAGATCGCATAGCCGGCCGCCAGCGTCGGGGCCAGCGGCCAGCGCCGCCCGAAACCATACCAGCAGACCGCGACAAAACCGGCGGTTGAGATCAGGCCGACTAGCATGGCGCGCGCAAGCTCGGCCATCGAGCCTGGGTCGCTATCGCTACGCGCCCAGGCGATCCACAGAATGATCGGAATATTGATCGGCATCGTTGCGATAATGCCGGCCAAGCTGCGGTTGCGGTCGCCGACCAGCGCGACGATGATGATTAGAAAGCAGCCAACCAGAATCCGCACAATCGTGGGCATAGCTTGTCCTTGTCCCGATAACTACTTACGCATCGCCTTGCGCAGCGCAGCCGCCAGCGGGTTGTCGTCATCGTCGGCCGATTCGTCGGTGGTGTAGGCGAAGCTTGGCGGCGCTGGCTCGCCCACCTCGCCCGCCTCGTCCATGCCTTCTTCCAGCTCTGCTTCATCCCAGTTCAGGTGCAGGTTCTCGGCGCCGGCCAGCGCGACAATATCGTCGACGCTGAAGCGCAGCAGGTTGACCACCTCGGGGTTAGGGTCGCGCTCGGCCAGCGAGTTGGCCAGGCACACCTGCGGCAACAGCGCAAGCACCTCGCCGAGCGTGGGCGGTGGCTGTGGCGGCGCATCAGCCGCAGCCATCAGCTCAGCGACCGCCTGCACATCGGGGATGCCGGTGTCGACCAGCAGGATCGTCGTGTACACGCGGAAGAACAGCATGCCCAGGATGCTGCGGGTATCGCGCAGCTGCTGCACCGCGCGGCGTACGCTCTGAGCCTTCTGGCTGGCCTTGATCTCGAACACCTGGATCGACTTTGGGTCGGGGAGGGCCACCGCGTCGAGCTCGCGATACTTCTTGATCGCGCTGCGCCCACGATGTTCAAAATACTCGACGAAGCGCCGGTCGGAGAGCGTGTAGTGCTGCGCTAGCCAGCCGCGTAATGCCGCCTCGGCCTCGCCGCCGAACAGCTCGCGCGGCAGTGGTGGGCGCGTGGCGCGCTGGTTATCTTTGCCGATCATAATCTGGCGCACGAACGCGCGGTATTGTGGGTCGTTCGCGTCGATCAGGCGCGGGCGCGAGAATCGTGGGGCCACGGCAAACTCCTCGCTATGGCTGGCGGCCACCGGTGCGGTGCGCAGCTTATTGTACACCAGTTAGGGCCGCTGACGCGGTAGCCCGCATCGTTGGCAGGCTGTGCCTACGGCAGCACGGTACGTAACTATCTTCTGCGCGCCACAATCGGCGCACCATAATCGAAACGTACCGCTCTGCCGCAGGCTACCAACGCCGACCGCGTAGGTTCTGCCAATTAGGTGTTGGCCTCGCGATCCGCATGCCCTTCGTGATCTTGCCGGCCGTGTATGCTGCGGGTGGCGCCGGGTTCGGCCGGCCGCAGGCCCGGCGCGACACCCTTGCGCCGCAGGAAGTTCAACGTTTCTAAAGCCATAGCCTTCAGCAGCGCGGCCTCGCGCACCTCGGGCTCGGCGCGGTGGGTCAGGCTACGCAACGTGCGCAGCATTGCCTCGGCCTGATGCGATTTGAAGAACTCGACACCCCAGAGCGCCCGCTCAATCGCGCCGAATAGATCTTCGAGCTGGGCCGCTGCCGCCGGCTGGCGCGCGCGGCGCGGTGCTGGTGTAGCCAGATCGCCAGCCATACGCAGTTCGTAAGCCACCAGCAGCACAGCCTGGGCCAGGTTCAGCGAAGGGTAGGCCGGGTCGGCCGGGATGGACAGCAGGGCATGGCAGCGATCGAGCTCAGGGTTCGTCAGCCCGTTGTCTTCGGGGCCGAACAGCAGCGCCACCGGCCCATCGGCGGCGCGCGCCAGCAGGCCGGGTGCCAGCGCGCGTGGGGTAGCAGCCGGCGGGCCGGCCTCGCGCATGCGGGCAGTCGTGCCGGCCACAAAGATCGCGTCGGCCAGTGCGTCGTCGAGTGTGGCGTGGATGCTGGTAGCGCTCAGCACATCGGCGCTGCGGTGGGCGATGCCCTCGATCTCGTAGGCATTGTACTCGGCCGGCTGCACCAGCCGCAGCCGATGCAGTCCCATATTCTTCATCGCGCGTACCGCCCCGGCGATATTCACCAGCTTGCGCGGGCGATGCAGCACAACCACGATCGCATCCAGCGGGTTATGATCATTCATGGCGTGTGGGCGAATTTGTAACTCTGGTTTAGTACGATTCATGCGCTCCATAGTGTTCGATTTGTACCATTTTTTGGGTGCTTCTGCAAATTGGCCAGGCGCGCGGGCGAAGCACCTGCAGCGAGTGCGGCAATGCCGCGATCATAGACAATGGCCGCCGACGCATGCTACAATCGCCGGCAGGGCAGCGCCTGCCGACTGTAGCAGTTACAGCGGTCTACAAGGAGGTAGCACCGATGCGACCAACCCGAAATCTTGGCATGGATCTGGTGCGTTGCACCGAGGCGGCGGCGCTACGTGCCGGCCGGTTCATGGGCCGTGGCGACAAGATCGCCGCCGACCAGGCGGCCGTCGACGCCATGCGCTTCTCGCTCGAGAGCATGCCGATGGATGGTATTGTAGTGATTGGCGAGGGCGAGAAGGATGAGGCGCCGATGCTGTACACCGGCGAGCGCCTCGGCACCGGCGATCTGCCGGCAGTCGACGTGGCGGTCGACCCGGTTGAAGGTACCACCCTGCTGGCCGAGGGCATGCCCGGCGCGATTGCAGTGCTGGCGATTGGCGAGCGTGGCTCGCTGTACAGCTGGGCTGGTATCGCCTACATGGATAAGCTGGCGGTTGGCGAGAAAGCCCGTGGCGTGGTCGATATCAACGCCCCGGTGGCCCAGAACATCCGCGATGTGGCCAAAGCGCTGAACAAACAGGTCGAGGATGTGACGGTGGTCGTGCTCGATCGGCCACGCCACAAGCAGCTGATCCAGCAGATTCGCGAGACCGGCGCGCGGATCAAGCTGATCTTGCATGGTGATGTGTCGGCCGGTGTGATGACCGCGATCGACGATCCACCGGCCGATATTCTGATGGGCATCGGTGGCGCGCCCGAGGCCGTGATCACCGCCTGCGCTATGAAGTGTGTCGGCGGCGAGATCCAGTGCAAGCTATGGCCGCGCAACGACGACGAGCGCGCACTGGCGGCGACTCAGAATCTCGACCTGAGCAAGGTCTATCATACCAACGACCTGGTGCAGGGCGAGAATGTGTTCTTCGCCGCCACCGGCATCACCGACGGCGAGTTTCTGCGCGGCGTGCGCTACCATAGCGGCGGCGCGCGCACGCACTCGGTGGTTATGCGCTATGCGTCGGGCACGGTGCGCTATATCGAAAGCACGCATCACTGGGACAAGCTCATGCGCATCTCGGGCGTGCAGTACGCCAAGGAGCCAAACGGCGGCCAGAAGTAGCGTGGTAGTGTAGCGGCTCAGCGGGCTGGGCTGCTACAGTACACCCACCGTGCTGTGATCACCCAACACCAGGCGGTAGGCCCGCGGCTTAAACGGCGAGCGGTTGATCTCGACATACCGGCCGATCAGGCTGTCTTCCAGGCGGTGCGGCAGATCGCGGATCGCGCTATGCTCGAGCACGATCGAATGCTCGATCTCGCTGCCTTCGATCGTGCAATGGTGATAGACCGAGGTGAATGGGCCGACATACGCATTCACAATGCGGGTCTGCTCACCAATGATCGCCGGGCCGCGGATAGTGCTGTTGATGATCTCGGCACCCTTCTCGACGATCACCTTGCCGATCAGCTGCGAGTCGCGGTCGACATAGCCCTCGATCGCCGCCGGTAGCTCTTCGAGGATCAGGCGGTTGGCTTCGAGCATGTCGTCTTTCTTCCCCGTGTCGATCCACCAGCCCTCGTGGATATAGGGGTACACCAGGCGTTCGTGCTCGACCAGCCACTGGATCGCATCGGTGATCTCGAGCTCGCCACGCCACGAGGGCTTGATCGCCTCGACCGCCTGCCAGATATGTTGGTCGAACATATAGATGCCCACCAGCGCGAGGTCGGATCGCGGTGTGCGCGGCTTTTCGGTGAGCCGCAGGATGCGCCCGTGCTCGTCGAGTTCGGCCACGCCGTACTGCTGGGGGTTAGGCACGCGCTTGAGCACGATCTGGGCGTTGTAGGCGCTACGGCCGAACTGCTCGATCAGGGTCGAGATACCGCCCTGGATGCAGTTGTCGCCCAGGAACATGACGAAGCGCTCGTCGCCCAGAAAATCGCGCGCAATCTTCACGGCATGCGCCAGGCCCAGCGGCGCATCCTGCGGAATATACTCGATCCGCACGCCCCAGCGCTTACCATCGCCGACGGCCGCGCGCACCTCGGGGCCGGTGTCGCCGATCACAATCCCAATCTCGTCGATGCCGGCATCGCGGATCGCCTCGATCACGCGGAACAGCACCGGCTTGTTCGCTACCGGCACCAGCTGCTTGGCGCTGGTGTAGGTGATCGGCCGCAAGCGCGTGCCCTTACCGCCGCTGAGTAC of the Candidatus Kouleothrix ribensis genome contains:
- a CDS encoding glycosyltransferase family 4 protein; this translates as MTSQSKSICLISNGLSEKNLRLQPWRYLHETAHQLARLGYSVTLVSDGATRKPIQATLKGVDIERLSVVSEPAWGKNKPLRQTIGRIKPDIILLHVGLTSFLYQQLDRWQDIPSVGIFTSPMYSPAELLRLGLPKLARGYRLSAVHVIGTFLPKLRLRRAMRKGSLRQLVVQSAATGQRLIECGLRQDQIYTIPPGVDGIWNTRLDGGSTRARLGYRSQDIVILYFGSPAQLRGLHTLIRAVELAGQTNPSIKLLVLSRRRTDELITEDTELGKLLSRSVVGSQVKVVNGYLDEHALVEHVAACDIVALPFELVPSDAPLSLLEAQALGKPVVTTAVGCLPELVAQGTGYIAEPADAVSLACKLRQAAQELIGRPQPDMHIQTRSWNQVGAEWSQLIQSL
- a CDS encoding glycosyltransferase family 4 protein, giving the protein MITSAPFPPREGIGYYIWNLSKYLTSRGHRVHIVTRSEAGRANNETVDDIIIWRPTFVPVYPFHVHLHSLFVEKLIMRLEPEIDLFHMHTPLPPMISTKRPIMLTVHSAVREDVKATPITSVYTLQMKLQAPFSYWIEQTLLRHATSVNAVSPQVAQALATYPSGPSKIDVTWNGVDTSTFRPGSTTSSHKCLILSVGRLAPGKGIEDLLQAVLTMKHLGTPAEAIQLSIVGDGPQRQYIEQFIHANQLSERVVLLGHINDRTRLARLYQEATLFVMPSHHEGLPTVILEAMACGCPIVATKVGGVPNIVVNGENGALVPPHAPTQLAHTLLELIQQPALLAAMRLRSRQMVETFFSWDTVGDNYAARYKELV
- a CDS encoding beta-1,4-galactosyltransferase, translating into MILVTVGTHDHGFNRLVQPMDVLAAELDEIVIIQRGSSTYEPRYAEHFQWASGQRMQELNREARVVVMHAAAGSILLALLERKAIVVVPRQPQFNECIDDHQHQLASALDTQNRAVALIQPSKDSLRAAIERAARQETKCYQNTQLVQALNQQLNIWKLRPEQPASLFRKG
- a CDS encoding oligosaccharide biosynthesis protein Alg14-like protein; amino-acid sequence: MKVCLVCSHGGHLTETMQILSSFKDCDIFFATYHSARETEVTAIARAYFTDNIGTNIWRMLHTLFWALYILLLEKPDAIVSLGAEIAIPFFYLGKFLRIKTIFIESWCRVENLSKTGKLIYPVADAFYVQWPQLLNRCGPKAQYKGAVI
- a CDS encoding glycosyltransferase family 2 protein encodes the protein MRASVIVVTYNSRSYIAACLRSIEAELGADDELIVVDNGSTDGTAALVRAEFPSARLVAGTNIGYAAGNNQGAQLARGEYLVLLNPDTVVRPGTLVALLAPLAHRIDTALSTARVVHMRRPALINTCGNTMHYTGLTYCRGANRPAGEYAIPAEVDAVSGAAFAIRRAVFEALGGFDERFFMYVEDTDLSLRARLAGYRCVYVPQALVEHDYRPSYSPTKAFYLDRNRHLMLLKNLSRPTYLRMLPGLLLGEAVTWGFLLLRGPRFWGVKPRVYRAIWAERAHIRATRHQRQALGGRPDQALIGRLTYRLDFGQLASRALARAAAVVFHPAFWAARVLMRGRSA
- a CDS encoding glycosyltransferase family 2 protein, with product MSQHVTLGFGVSDSTSPRIHPSIRSRSRPVVALIPAHNEERFIGSLVLTVMRFVDQVIVIDDGSADQTAEIARHAGALVLCHQVNQGKAAAANTGFNYVRQLQPGAVVMLDGDGQHCAEDIPAVLAPVLGGSADIVVGSRFLEVKSDIPAYRKVGQHSLTMLTNLASGVPISDSQSGYRAFSAQALEVLTFGQGGFSLESEMQFLANEHKLRVVEVPIKVVYAEPAKRNPVSHGMQVVNAVLRLVGQTRPLLFFCGSGMVIFTLAMLLGLQVVGIFVQSRQLAIGYALITVMLSIIGLLLCFSGIMLHSMRGMIVDLRQRLVERLSEPRQRNVVLFERLAEQASDERVRGRTHAR
- a CDS encoding carotenoid 1,2-hydratase, producing MHKSIVLLLLATLLAACGGATSTTPIGQISAIEALGSANTAGFARATAPRQFVFPQDHGPHQQFAAEWWYYTGNLATAGGRHFGFQLTFFRVGMSPQPPARASDWAASNIYMAHFALSDVAGKQFYAFDRFSRDAAGLAGAQGDPFRVWLEGWSAEGAERALPMRLRAGQGDAAIDLTLGAGKPPVLQGDRGLSQKSAAPGSASYYYSLTRMPTHGTVRVGSASFEVTGLSWMDREWSTNSLGPDIAGWDWFALQLDDGRELMYYQLRDQSGAPTPFSSGALIAADGSVSPIARDDMTLTVLNSWASPHSGGSYPAGWHVQIPSQSVDLTVTPYLADQELQLATVYWEGAVQISGSSAGRPASGNGYVELTGYAEQQAQDAIRMR
- a CDS encoding RNA methyltransferase; this translates as MNRTKPELQIRPHAMNDHNPLDAIVVVLHRPRKLVNIAGAVRAMKNMGLHRLRLVQPAEYNAYEIEGIAHRSADVLSATSIHATLDDALADAIFVAGTTARMREAGPPAATPRALAPGLLARAADGPVALLFGPEDNGLTNPELDRCHALLSIPADPAYPSLNLAQAVLLVAYELRMAGDLATPAPRRARQPAAAAQLEDLFGAIERALWGVEFFKSHQAEAMLRTLRSLTHRAEPEVREAALLKAMALETLNFLRRKGVAPGLRPAEPGATRSIHGRQDHEGHADREANT
- the glpX gene encoding class II fructose-bisphosphatase codes for the protein MRPTRNLGMDLVRCTEAAALRAGRFMGRGDKIAADQAAVDAMRFSLESMPMDGIVVIGEGEKDEAPMLYTGERLGTGDLPAVDVAVDPVEGTTLLAEGMPGAIAVLAIGERGSLYSWAGIAYMDKLAVGEKARGVVDINAPVAQNIRDVAKALNKQVEDVTVVVLDRPRHKQLIQQIRETGARIKLILHGDVSAGVMTAIDDPPADILMGIGGAPEAVITACAMKCVGGEIQCKLWPRNDDERALAATQNLDLSKVYHTNDLVQGENVFFAATGITDGEFLRGVRYHSGGARTHSVVMRYASGTVRYIESTHHWDKLMRISGVQYAKEPNGGQK
- a CDS encoding glucose-1-phosphate thymidylyltransferase; this translates as MKGLVLSGGKGTRLRPITYTSAKQLVPVANKPVLFRVIEAIRDAGIDEIGIVIGDTGPEVRAAVGDGKRWGVRIEYIPQDAPLGLAHAVKIARDFLGDERFVMFLGDNCIQGGISTLIEQFGRSAYNAQIVLKRVPNPQQYGVAELDEHGRILRLTEKPRTPRSDLALVGIYMFDQHIWQAVEAIKPSWRGELEITDAIQWLVEHERLVYPYIHEGWWIDTGKKDDMLEANRLILEELPAAIEGYVDRDSQLIGKVIVEKGAEIINSTIRGPAIIGEQTRIVNAYVGPFTSVYHHCTIEGSEIEHSIVLEHSAIRDLPHRLEDSLIGRYVEINRSPFKPRAYRLVLGDHSTVGVL